TGTCTAACTACACTGAAGTCCTCACAAAGAGGCAACAGCTTGAATATGACAACTATCACAAATCTACCATTAAATTAGTAGGAGTCATTGTTTCAGAGAGtttattgataataataataataataataataataggctaaaaTAATAATGCTATCTCTAGTAGGTTTCTATTGTagtacacacacctacagtgaACTGCTCCACACATTCCGCAAAATAGCAGTTTAGCTTCACTCTAAACACATCTTCCACAACACTGATGCGTCGGTTCTCTCTCGGATGCTGCATTAAGACGGAGGCTATCGCCAGAACAACAACGCTGTGCATGAATTAGCGACATTCTACAGCGTTCTTTTTTGAGGCAAATAAGCGCTGCCTTACCTGATATTATCGACTGTCTGTTGTGATGTTCGCGTGTAACCTAATGCGTCCGTGGTCCGTTCGGACAGCGAGGGTGGATGCTCTGCCCGAGACACCTGCTTACTGGCCCGGTCGCCGAGATTGACAATAAACCCCGGAACCTGGAGAACGAATACAGCAGATGACTGCCCCGGAACATGAATAGCAGTGCAAATCGTCGGCGCACCACTGCGGTTCTGCAGATGACAGTAGAGGCAAGAACGAAACCCCACCCGAGAATCGAGCGAGctgttggtgtatgtgtgtgtgtgtgtgtgtttcagaaccCGGGACAGCGacgctccctccctcttcatCGATGGCCGCAGATTTTAGGCTAGATCGTGTGTGCTTCATTTCTTCATGGGCGGCAATAGGCTACCTCCCGGCAAGCAACGTGATTCACAGATTAGGCCTATTCCACGTTTTAGACAGGCTATCAAAACATAAAGCCCACAGTGACAGGATTGTATAATTAACGCATTACTTCAGCCACATAGGCTGCAGTAAGCCATCTATACCTGGGATGCCAGTAGATTGCATCTGTCCTAGCTCTGCTGTGCATATCTATCTCATTAGATAACCTGACGACCTCTGGGAAGATAACATGTTCATATTAGGTCCATTTCCGCTGTCTGGTGGTGAGCCAATCACAAttacaatgagagagagagagagagcgacagggCTGCCAACCCTGCCTAATGTAATAGAGACTAATGCATCTGAGTATGAGGCTTATGGAGTGGTCATGATATTTACAAAGTGGCGTTACATAAGAGAACATGGGTGACATGCAGAGCAAACTCCTCTGCCATGTCAGGCCAGGCCAGACGAAGCCTTTGATGTCTGTGTGCTCTGGCTTCTGATGCCACTGATGAAGTCTCTACAGCACTGACGTACAGGCTTCTCATGAGGAGGGCATCTCATACTCATGGGGATACTCAGTGTTGTGGATTCAACGCTAAAATACACATAATCATCACCATTAATATGGCTTAACTGTAGCGGCAACAGCGGGTTTAGGGGTTTTGAGGTTTTGAGGTCAGCTCATTGCTTTGATTCTTTTCCTGTTGTCCGGCGTGGCGTTCTGTCTATGTTGAGGCTCTTGCATTCTGgcagagtgcgagagagagagggagagaaggaaagagacagagggagggagagaaagtgctGGAGTGGATAAAAAGAAGTGCAAAAAGAATTGATTAagaaaagaagtgtgtgtgtgtgtgtgtgtgtgtggtggggggggaggcaaacatcaacaaaagagAAGACAGACAGTGGAAAAGAgtgtggagtgagagaaagaaaataatgAACTTTCAGAAGGATAAAAGGGCAGAAAACTTTCCTGCTTTCTGCTGAGCCTCTGTATCAAATTAGCATTAAGCTCAATTTCACTTATTTCCATGATGCAAAGAGTGATTGCCCTCAGTCGACTGCAACAGAGTCcgaaagaacgagagagagagagagagagggagaaagccaTCAGCACATGGTCAACACCGTGGTTATATAAAAAACAGCGTGACTAATGTCATTAGGAATATGCTGAAGGCGATAAAATTTACAGTCATGCGGCCATTATGGAGCCTCGCTGTCATTTCTATGCTCCAGTTCCTCCCAACCCAGCGctaagagatagggagagagagagggagagagagagggagaaagagagagggagaaagagagggagagagggagagagagagggagaaagagagagggagtgagagggagggaggaaatgtGTGAGCTGAGACTGTCCACACACCCTGTGCTGCTGGGCAAGCTGTTGTTCACTTGGCCATAGGGCTTGgtgccaacacatacacacacacacacacacagacactctctcactcttgcacacacacacacacagacactctctcactctcgcacacacacacacacacacacacacacacacacactactcacaacACTGAGCTGCACATGCAAAACACTGAACCACATAGGCTTTCTAATCAGCACGGTGTGGTCACCAGCTGGTCAACAGGATGGGATGTGGTGACTGACTCTGTCCCATCACACGTTAGGCCGGTTTCCCATGGGCCAGTCCTCATTCTTGGATTAAATAAAAACTGGAAACCAGTTAATTATGTTTAACTACAACATAGTCTGCACTGTAGTAGATAGATGGGCTTCAGCTGCCTTAAAACATACCATTGCAAAGTTCTGTGTAAAAAGGCTGGCAGGGCCCCAAGCATGGcacgactggctggggcacctgcaccgtacgccggcaagctgggtttgattcctgccccgtggtcctttacggatcccaccccgactctctctcccactcacttcctgtcactctccactatcctatctgattaaaagcatttcaaaaaataaattaaaaaaaagtctaGCAGACATATGATTCTTCCTTGTCACATTCCAAAAGTCTCATCATTTGTGTCAATTATGCATTTTGGCTCACTGGTGTGGACATTTTTGATACATTATCTCAGTGTAACAAAACGTCAGTCAgctttaaagttaggctacttcaAGACACAGTTTGGCCTATAAAGTCCAAAGATTGTTCACCTGTTTGGTTAAATCTAATGTTTTGGTTTGAGTCTTAAGTTGGGTCCAGTCTCCTCAACAGGGGTTTGTTATCCATGTGCTGCAGGAGGGCCGGGGGTAACAGACAGCCAAGTGAGTGACAGACCATTTCTTTCAAGCTGCTTTTGAGAGACGAGTTGCCGTTTAGGCAGACTATTCTTCTCTTTTGATACAGCAGCTCTGGCATAAACAAAATGCTTTCTCCtccattttaaatgtcaagaaCAGATTAACTCCCGCCTCCttttcccaaaaaaaaaaaaaaaaaaaaaaaaaaaaaaaaaaatcaagacgAGAAGAGTGGCTTTCTCATGCTAATGTCTGAAATTGAACAAAAAGCGCCTGGAAAACTTGGAAATAACACTCTGTGCCTTGACAAGCCAGAAAGACAAGAGTCCAAACACGAGTGACTAATCTTCCTTCTTCCCACTATTCGTCAGGgaaagtgagtgaaagagagaagtgctggctgtggaggagaggaaCGAGAGCGAGCGTCTCACTCCGCGCTGTCAGCTGGCTGGCGTGCAGTGACTTCAGCAGGGAGATGGAGCTGCACCAGCTCGCGTCCAAATTGTGCAATGCAGAGCCAGATGGAGAGAGTCGCAGCCTGTCCCTCTACGCCAGCGAGCAGATGAAAAGCAGGGTGGTGATTAAACTCATTTTCAcacaaatactctctctctctcacacacagcttTAAAACTCAATCTTCAAAATCCTGATTTTTTATCTCTCCATTACATAAGGAtaaatgagtgagagagggcaAAAAAGATAAATAAGATCAAGAAGTTACACTTGGTATAAATGCACAGTAAGAGAGTAAGAGAATAAAGAGATTCCGTTTATAACAGACCAGGCATGGATCTGGATGCCCCGTGTTAAATGACAGTAAGCAGTTATAAGACGattgttttactaaattgtggtctcattttaTTAGATTGTCCACTCAATTCAGTCAATTGTGCACACATTTGACTATATCATGCGCACAATTGACTAAATCATGCACAagtttaactaaattgtgcgctcattttacaaaaaaataaatgagagcacaatttagtaaaatgagcacactatttagtaaaacgtgtgcacgtttaagtaaattgtgcgcacgatttactaaattgagagcacaatttagtaaaatgagcgcacgttTCTGGCTATACACCAAAAATATCTTGCGATAATCCCTCCAGGGTTCCGTAAACATGTCAAAGTTGGAAGATCTtttattcttgttttttttttttttttttttacatcaggAAAAAAACTCTTTTAGGCAAAGAACTCTGGATAATTCCATCACAGCAAGTGGGGATGTAGGGAAAGAAGAGACACGgcaaaacagaaacaaacaaacaaacaaacaatgaagATTCAATCACATCTTGGGGTACGAGCGACCATTTCCTGATATTCTGGTCAGGCTCTCGGAGTCTTCAACCACCCATTTAGCTTTTTGTAGATGCCTACAGTAAAGGACcctccactacactaccattagtgtgtgtgtgtgtgtgtgtgtgtgtgtgtgtgtgtgtgttggggggctcAGATGCGTATTTTGATATTCTAATCTTCTCATTACAGACTCTGTCTGATGAACACATTCAGGAGGGGGGAGCGGTTCGGATAAGCAATCGTGGCCTGTGGGAATTCTGGGAATTCTTTGATCTTGTCTGATAGCAGGAAACTACTCTGTGTCATATGACAATACTATTTGGAGAGCCGTTTCCGGCGAGTTCTCTGAAGTGCTGTTCGACTGGCAATTATCCCAGATAGCATGCAATTCCAGAGGGTCTCCCATCCCAAAATGGAGCAGTCTTCCAGAAAGCATAGTTCAATGACCACCAACCGTTGGAGCAGCTATCATTTTgaacactctccctctctctcagctgaaACAATGGTGGTTGTTCAACGATGCTTTCGGGAAAGACAGTCCAGGCATGTATTCAGTCCATTCCAGCTCAAGGCCGGACACAAGTCCAGGGTCAGCTGTGTTGCCCGTATAGACGAGGACGAGCCCAAACTGAGGGGGGCACCAGTGTTAAGCTTCCTCCAGCTCCACCAGCACACCATCACAGTCTTTGGGGTGCAGGAACATGACTGGTTTCCCATGGGCCCCTATCCTCGGCTCTGCAGAAAGCATGCGGATGTTCTGTGCTTTCAgagccaaaatggctgccttgaTGTCATCAACCTGTATCACAAAGGGGGGGGCATTTTTTAAGCTAAAGGTGTAAAGCTGTCACAGGTATTAATGAGAATTCAGACAAGGGTGATGACTTAGATCATTCATAATCTTACAAGTGTGATAACTGTATGACACGGTAGcaaaagtgaaaagaaaaaattgccGTTGGCATCGATAAGACTGTGGATTAGGAAGAGAACTGACATTTTTCGCCTTCACTTTCAAGATGAGCACTGTTGTCACAAGATTGTTGGGGTGGAGAGAGTGGGTGTCAAATAAAGGGTGGCTTTCTGTAACACCTTCCCTGACTGAGTGACATTCACTCACCTCTATGCAGATATGATGCATTCCCCCAGACTTATTCTTCTGTAGGAATCCAGCTATGGGGCTCTTCTCCCCCAGCGGATGCAGGAGCTCCAGTTTGGTGTTGCCCAGCTCCACAAACACGGTGTACACGCCATGCTCCGGCAGTGGCACGGTAGCGCTCACCTGGGCACCCAACACGTCGCGGTACAGGGCGGTGGCCTTCTCCAGGTCCGGCACGGCTATTGCAACGTGATTCAGCCTACCGAGCTTCCAGAGTGAGGGTGGAACTCCCTGACGGAGTAGAGTTGATGAAGAGAAGGCTCTGAGAGATGGTGATGTGTGGCATAGGCCTATGCACCTGGAAAGACCTCTCACTGGAGACAATAATAATGACATAATGATTATGTTGACACTgatactttattattatttacttttttcaaaaaagtttattttcaaACATGTGCAACAGTTTAAACAAATGCATATAAAACAGCAAGCACAACCTTAGCAATGTATCTGGTCTTGTCTGGCAGCAGTAGGAAAAAAAACACGAGTTTCTTTTCTCTGAGCGACACCTACAGTTAGGCAATGGTAAAGCAAGAGAGCGCAGTCCAGATGCCACATTTCATTTAGTAAAACGGACAGATCCTTCTATTATTATTGAGTGTACCATAACATGACATGGGGTTGAGCAGTTCCCTTGACGTGCaaattatagtgagatttaagtCCCTGAATTAACGACAACGTAACCTGATGTAACAGATGAGGTTAAATTAGCAAGCTAAACATGAGCCGTGAGATTTAAGTTTGTGTTACACTAACGAAATAATGACGCGAACTTTATCCATTAGAACTTGTTACATGCCATTAAATTATGTTAGACAAAACAATACACTGCAGATGGTTCGTTAACCTATGTGAATTGATCAATTTTTGTACATTACCTGCAACCTTCAGCAAGGGAGACGCCATGTTTCTAAAAACTTTATTGAAAACTACTGACTTAAGATAATATAACAGCGATTTGCCAAATGCACTGTGAATAACGGCTCTTCGGAACTCTATTTAAACCAAAAGACTGTCGAGTAACCCTAATAAAACATTGATATAGCTTCAAATAGGAGCTTGTTGTGACATTGATGTTCGCCACTCTCAAATGATCTGCGACAATACGTTCCGACAACTCAAGTTTCCGGGGACGCTATTTACTGTTACTCACTGGTTCCCCATGTGTGAAAAATGATGGCGACGGGGGACACTAGTAACACGTTGGAGAGCTGTTTGAGTATTCTTAACAATAAAACAGCACATCCAGAACAATTTCTAAGGTGAGGCACACATACAGATTAAACTGCTTTCACTGTCATTGAACGATACCAGTAAGGAAAAGAGATGTTGTGTTTTCCTGGGTGACAAGCTAACTACTAGTTACCTATGTTGTAGTAGCCCTCTGCATTGGTAGCTATTGCTAACATTTTACTTTCTGTGTTATTTGTCATTTTATCCCGTGCTGATCTTAACATCGTCATGTGAGATTGCTTTGTCGAAATCCATGtaagttaaatgtccagttgtACGAGGTCGGAGGTGCTTCTGTTTAACGTTACGTTAGCAACACAATTGTCGTTAATAAGGTAAAAGAGTACTGTGTACTATGACTGTTGAGCATAGCATGGTTTCAAGTGTTACTTAATAGTAGCTAACTATCTTCTTTTTTATCACCTCGGTGTTGCCTGTGATCTTGTGCAGGTTTCAGAAGCTCAGGTTTGCAGAATGTGTCATgtagtattgattaagtttgcaAAGCTACTAATAGAGTTCTCATAGGGAAGCCTACCCGTTGTACTTGTGCAAATGGTACTTAGCGGTCTTTGTCCAGGGTCTTGCTCCACTTGGATCTCATTAGATCTCATTCTCTGTTTTTGGCTCTTATTTTAATTTTTGCATTGCAGTCTCCAGGATGCCTTGGCAGCAGACTTCACTGCCCTCACAAAGACACTGTACGATTTGCACAAAGCCGAGCAGCCAGCCGGCTTCAAGAGCAGCCCGCTGGACCTGCTGGTAGTGGAGAACTTTGATGAGGAGCAGATCTGGCAAGAGCTTGAGTTGCAAAACGCTCCTGCTCTCGGACAGTTTGAGGAGGCCGTTAGCCAGGTCACAGTGGACACAGGCCTCAGCCTTGTGgcagaggaggatgaaggagcTGTTGAGGGAGATGGCatagaggatgatgatgatgatgaggatctGAGTGATGATGAGATTGAtgaaggtgaggaggaggagggcgacGAGAATGACGCAGAACCTGGGAACGAGGATGGAGACGGGTTCTCTGAGGAGGACTCAGATGTGGACTTTGACGTGGACGCGCTGGAGAAGAAAGCCAAGCAGAAGATGAACCAGAAGGGTGCCGCTGCACGGTTACCTAAACCTACGTGGACGGAGCCCTCTGAGGTGGACGACAAGTTCTTCAAGCTGTCTGAGATGGAGGCCTTCCTAGACGACATGGACCGACGAGAGGGCAAAGACGATCAGGCCGGCGAAGACGTAGACTACTTCCAGGACTTGCCCtcaggagatgaggaggaaatGACCTTTGATAAACCAGTGGCATCAAAACGACAGAAAAAGGTAGGCTCATCTAGTTTTTAGATTTTGGATATATATAACAGTTGGAATTTGTGTGAATGAATCAGTCATGACTGAGTTttcattgtttaattttcctttACTCTGGCAATGCAACAGAAAAGCTCCCGGAACCTGAAATATAAAGACTACTTTGACTCGATGGGTGAAATGCCACCTCAGAACACAGCAGATGATGAAGACGAGGAGGAACCTGAGGAGGGTGGTGAGGATGATGAAGAGTTTGATGAAGAGGACATGGATGAGGAGGAATTTGATTTAGAGGCGTAAGTCGAATCTTTTCCTTTTTCTATTTATGACAAGAGACAGCGATTTTGGCACCCAAAAGCCATTAAACATTTATACACATATTGAATTGCAGCATGATatatttacatactgtatgatttgtTAGTGTTGATGTATATTTCTGTTGTTGGCGTCACTGATGATTTGACACTGTGACTGACTGTGTAATTGTGTAGTTAAAATAAAGATGATTCAGTGTTCCGTGTGTTTTGTGATcttccactccacacactcatgcacagggAGGACATCAATGACGAGGAAAGCAGGCAGGCCAGGGATGCTCTGAAGagagtgacctttgaccttccaGAGGAGAGCGAGGGTGAGGATATGGAAGACATCTTTGGAGGGAAATCAAAGTCTTCCGATTCCAAGTCTTCATTTGAGAAACGTCAGGACAAGGTCTGTTTTGTGTTACTTCAATGTAGAATTacagttatttttctttttgtttttttctggcagctgttttgtttatatgtgttcaGGAAATTATGCGGGTCAGTGAGAACTGTTAGGGATAGCAGATGAGTTACATTTGTCATGCTTCCCATCACACAAGTGTTAAAGAGCAGAAAAAACCTGTGGGCCAATGAAAAGGTGATAATGGCATTGGGCATGTGTCCTATCACACAAGCTGTGTGGCAAGTTTTGGTGCTGATCTGGGGCTGTTGATTGGCTGACAGATGGCGGAGCGTATCAGCGAGCTGGAGAACACGGCACTGGAGGAGAAACCATGGCAACTGACAGGCGAGGTGACTGCTCAGACCCGACCAGAGAACAGCTTGCTGGAGGAGGACGTGGCGTTCGACCAGGCCTCCAGAATGGGttggtgtctgtttgtctcCTCTCTGACTCTCCGCcagaatgtgtgttttttccctTGTGACTAGgacaggtgtttgtgtgtgtgtgcgtgtgcatgacaTTTTGCCGTTTTTTTTAATGGATGTCCTCTGTCAAACTCTACtccagtattttgaaaagggAATAATTAGAAATCAAAGCAAATCGCAGTTTGCGGTCAAGACATTTGCATAAACCCGCAGTTAATAATATTCAGTCTGTTTTAAATTCAAACCTTACCTCAGCTTCTGACAATGGCTTTTAAAATGAACAAAATGGCAGTGGCTTTGTaaatgaggagaggagtgacCTAGTAATACACAGCACCCAACACGCACTACTGTACGCATGGCTACCGTGCTGCGGAAATCACACAGTGTGACCAGGTGGTATTTGGTGTTTGGTCAGTTATTGACGCGCCACATGGTGCAGTGGAACAGAAATCAGTTACAGGGTACCCGCGGGGTCTTGAACAAGTTTTACATttaatattgtcaaattaaggCCTTAAAGGTATTGACTTTTGTTTACAAAAAGTCTTGAATTTCATtcactttatttttttccctttggtAGGATTAAGTAGATACCGTAATGTCAATTACActgtgttccaaattattatgcaaattacaATTTTATTTAGTATTAATTAAATGTTCATTAGGAGgttatataaattaaatcaaaagttatttcaatcaaaaacatcttaACAGGCCAAGTTACATAGGTTAAGTTAACATAGGACCCCATCATTGACATCACCTTCACAATTCTTGCAAAACTTGTGAGTTCTTGGAGAGTTTCTGCTTTAATGTCTTTGcagaatagcctcccagagctgctgcttggatgtgaactgcctcccaccctcatagatcttttgcttgatgatgctccaaaggttctcaatggggttgaggtcaggggaagatgggggccacaccatgagtttctctccttttatgcccATAGCAGCCAATGACCCAGAGGTATTCTTTGCAGCATGAGATGGTGCATTGTGATGCATAAAGATGATTTTGCTACAGAAGGCACGTCAGTGGTCAGTCAGAAACTCTACATACTTTGCCGAGGTCATTTTCACACCGTCAGGGACCCTAAAGGGGCCTACCAGCTCTCTCCACATGATTCCGGGCGGCCCAAAACATGACTCTGCCACCTCCTTGCTGACATGTCAGCCTTGTtgggacatggtggccattcaccaaccatccattactccatccatctggacCATCTAGGGTTGCACGCCACTCATCcgtaaacaaaactgtttgaaaattagtcttcatgtattcctgagcccactgcaacCGTTTCAGCTAGTGAGCATTGTTTAGGGGTGgccgaatagtaggtttatgcacacttgcaaacttcttgaggatcctacacctttgcgggactccagaggcaccagcggcttcaaatacctgtttgctgctttgcaatgaCATTTAGCAGCTATTCTCTTAATCCTATGAATTTGTCTGGCAGAAACCTTCCTTATTATGCTTTTGTCTGCACGGACCTGCCTGTGCTCTGAATCAGTGACAGATTtcttcacagtattattgtttCTTGGACTAGCATGCGTCATTCCAAGCAGGGATGAACTGGGACAAAAAaaacggccctggcatatttggcccaagcgacCCTCAAATCGGCCTgtcacacctaattaaatataAAATCCCTGCATTACCCTGAAATATGCGTATATTTTCAACTAAGTGTCGCTGAGCACTGAAAGTGGACAAATGTAGACCTAGAGGTAGCCATGGAGAACATGAATTCCATatttaagtaggctatacaagcaattgTGAAAGAAGAGTTTCTGTAGATAGTGTTATAGTGTagaagtatcatttcaaattattaaaTGGGCTACATTTACATTCTTGAATTTTCCCAATAAATCaataaagtctctctctctctctctctctctgaaaatactgaagcctatgtgtaaacaACATTATTGGTTGGTTAAACAAACATAACTAGCACAGTCTACAAGTAGCTGCAGGTTAAACTTTAGAAATGCAAGCCTAGTCTACCCTATTTTATTTGATAGCGTTAGCCTGAAAAAGTATCTGTCTCAAGTAAGTTTATTTATTATCTGATTTCTTCCAACAAGTATGCATACCGGTAACTTGTCATGCTTACTCTAATAGGTTACTAGGTTATGCTAATACATTTCCGTAAGGCCTATGACATCTTTAAAAATGCCTGATCATTCATGCTCAGAaattgattgtttgtgtgtgtgtcctagctCCTGCTATCACTGAGGAAACGACCATGCAGTTAGAAGAAATCATCAAGCAAAGAATAAAGGACCAGGTGGGTGCTCAGAACCCCTGAAATATCTATATGGCTTATAACCATCTTCAGACATTCAAGGGTTGCATCCTCATTCTTGTGGTCTGAAACCTCCACCTTGTGCTACGGCTGTTGAGTTattagctttgtgtgtgtgtgtggtgcgcagGTGTTTGATGACGTGGTGCGGAAGGAGAAGCCAAAGGAGAACGTGTTTGAGTACAAGAAGCGCCTCACGCTGGACCACGAGAAGAGCAAGCTCAGCCTGGCACAGGTCTACGAACAGGAGTACGTCAAACTCACACAGGTAAgacccaggacacacacacacacacacacacacacacagaggtaagaCTCAGGACAGGTCAGATGTACATAAAGTCACTTGGGTAAGACCTGGAACAGCACTTTTAGCGGGGTGGGAGCTTCCAAGTGGTTGGTAAATCTGAAGATGTTTTCTTGCCAGCACACAACAAGACTCCATTCTGACTTTGCCCATTGAGGAGGCCACATA
The Alosa alosa isolate M-15738 ecotype Scorff River chromosome 21, AALO_Geno_1.1, whole genome shotgun sequence genome window above contains:
- the mcee gene encoding methylmalonyl-CoA epimerase, mitochondrial; translation: MASPLLKVAVRGLSRCIGLCHTSPSLRAFSSSTLLRQGVPPSLWKLGRLNHVAIAVPDLEKATALYRDVLGAQVSATVPLPEHGVYTVFVELGNTKLELLHPLGEKSPIAGFLQKNKSGGMHHICIEVDDIKAAILALKAQNIRMLSAEPRIGAHGKPVMFLHPKDCDGVLVELEEA
- the mphosph10 gene encoding U3 small nucleolar ribonucleoprotein protein MPP10, translating into MMATGDTSNTLESCLSILNNKTAHPEQFLSLQDALAADFTALTKTLYDLHKAEQPAGFKSSPLDLLVVENFDEEQIWQELELQNAPALGQFEEAVSQVTVDTGLSLVAEEDEGAVEGDGIEDDDDDEDLSDDEIDEGEEEEGDENDAEPGNEDGDGFSEEDSDVDFDVDALEKKAKQKMNQKGAAARLPKPTWTEPSEVDDKFFKLSEMEAFLDDMDRREGKDDQAGEDVDYFQDLPSGDEEEMTFDKPVASKRQKKKSSRNLKYKDYFDSMGEMPPQNTADDEDEEEPEEGGEDDEEFDEEDMDEEEFDLEAEDINDEESRQARDALKRVTFDLPEESEGEDMEDIFGGKSKSSDSKSSFEKRQDKMAERISELENTALEEKPWQLTGEVTAQTRPENSLLEEDVAFDQASRMAPAITEETTMQLEEIIKQRIKDQVFDDVVRKEKPKENVFEYKKRLTLDHEKSKLSLAQVYEQEYVKLTQEKTEEEENPAHVQIQKMMDSLFLKLDALSNFHFTPKPAIPEVKVVSNLPSIAMEEVAPVSASDATLLAPEEVKEKNKAGDLIGDSEKTSTDKKRERRQKKKLKRLKVQEKEKRQKIKLAKTGENTKASKAQVADTLKKLTKGGKAKILTNDGMDKALRSSQAFFSQLQDQVKSQVKGSKEQGGKKKKNQKEVSASKLKL